In one Lycium barbarum isolate Lr01 chromosome 7, ASM1917538v2, whole genome shotgun sequence genomic region, the following are encoded:
- the LOC132602798 gene encoding CASP-like protein 2C1 isoform X2 translates to MDIVRKEFFLRLFATVFLVLTAVLVGFDTQTKVLFYVHRKATFKYLNVLRGDAKQSSYKNCWLFFFLDQVVVYTVFAVNTAAIQASAVALFGVKSLQWMKLCNKFPKFCIQIASALILGYVAVLLLAVVSSISAYQLFRLYSPKHFLKLKRKLNDDEELHSTSTM, encoded by the exons ATGGACATTGTGAGAAAAGAGTTTTTCTTAAGGCTTTTTGCTACTGTGTTTTTGGTTTTGACTGCTGTCTTGGTTGGATTTGATACTCAAACTAAAGTCCTATTCTATGTCCACCGAAAAGCCACCTTCAAATATTTGAATGTCTTGAG GGGGGATGCTAAACAATCATCTTACAAGAATTGTTGGCTGTTTTTCTTCTTAGACCAG GTGGTTGTGTACACTGTATTTGCAGTAAACACAGCAGCAATTCAAGCATCAGCAGTAGCACTCTTTGGGGTTAAAAGTTTACAATGGATGAAGTTATGCAATAAATTCCCAAAATTTTGTATCCAAATTGCAAGTGCTTTAATACTGGGCTATGTTGCTGTCCTCCTATTGGCTGTGGTCTCTTCAATTTCTGCCTATCAATTATTCAGGCTCTACTCACCTAAGCATTTCCTTaaactaaaaagaaaattaaatgatGATGAGGAGTTGCATTCTACTAGTACTATGTAA
- the LOC132602798 gene encoding CASP-like protein 2C1 isoform X1, protein MDIVRKEFFLRLFATVFLVLTAVLVGFDTQTKVLFYVHRKATFKYLNVLSVLVWIDVAVACYNVLQLLRCFFISTSRGDAKQSSYKNCWLFFFLDQVVVYTVFAVNTAAIQASAVALFGVKSLQWMKLCNKFPKFCIQIASALILGYVAVLLLAVVSSISAYQLFRLYSPKHFLKLKRKLNDDEELHSTSTM, encoded by the exons ATGGACATTGTGAGAAAAGAGTTTTTCTTAAGGCTTTTTGCTACTGTGTTTTTGGTTTTGACTGCTGTCTTGGTTGGATTTGATACTCAAACTAAAGTCCTATTCTATGTCCACCGAAAAGCCACCTTCAAATATTTGAATGTCTTGAG TGTTTTGGTATGGATTGATGTTGCTGTTGCTTGTTATAACGTACTCCAACTGTTAAGATGTTTCTTCATTTCTACTTCAAGGGGGGATGCTAAACAATCATCTTACAAGAATTGTTGGCTGTTTTTCTTCTTAGACCAG GTGGTTGTGTACACTGTATTTGCAGTAAACACAGCAGCAATTCAAGCATCAGCAGTAGCACTCTTTGGGGTTAAAAGTTTACAATGGATGAAGTTATGCAATAAATTCCCAAAATTTTGTATCCAAATTGCAAGTGCTTTAATACTGGGCTATGTTGCTGTCCTCCTATTGGCTGTGGTCTCTTCAATTTCTGCCTATCAATTATTCAGGCTCTACTCACCTAAGCATTTCCTTaaactaaaaagaaaattaaatgatGATGAGGAGTTGCATTCTACTAGTACTATGTAA